A single window of Candidatus Binatia bacterium DNA harbors:
- a CDS encoding superoxide dismutase has translation MSDKAPFSLPQLPYADDALEPHISKNTIGFHHGKHHKAYVDNTNKLVSGTPLAEHSLESLIKAVAGKPDQIGIFNNAAQVWNHTFYWQSMRKGGGGKPPQKLDSLIARDFGDFDKFKEALATAATTQFGSGWAWLVSEGGKLKVVKTPNAETPLTTAATPLLTVDVWEHAYYLDYQNRRPDYVATFLNHLVNWDFASQNLEKA, from the coding sequence ATGAGTGACAAAGCGCCGTTCTCTCTTCCCCAACTGCCGTATGCCGACGACGCACTGGAGCCGCACATCTCGAAGAACACCATCGGCTTCCACCACGGCAAGCACCACAAGGCGTACGTCGACAACACGAACAAGCTGGTGTCCGGCACGCCATTGGCCGAGCATTCGCTCGAATCCCTTATCAAGGCGGTCGCCGGAAAGCCCGATCAGATCGGCATTTTCAACAATGCCGCGCAGGTGTGGAATCACACGTTCTACTGGCAGAGCATGCGCAAGGGCGGCGGGGGCAAGCCCCCGCAGAAACTCGATTCGCTGATTGCGCGGGACTTCGGCGACTTCGACAAGTTCAAGGAAGCTCTCGCCACCGCCGCCACGACTCAGTTCGGCAGCGGCTGGGCGTGGCTCGTTTCCGAAGGCGGCAAGCTCAAAGTCGTGAAGACCCCGAATGCCGAGACGCCCCTGACAACGGCGGCGACGCCGCTACTGACCGTCGACGTCTGGGAACACGCTTACTACCTCGATTACCAGAACCGCCGGCCGGATTACGTAGCGACGTTCCTAAACCACCTCGTCAACTGGGATTTCGCGTCGCAGAATCTGGAGAAGGCCTGA
- a CDS encoding DUF3024 domain-containing protein, which produces MKRGGGTGDSGIPFEYTAALSVGVQGKIALRLREGADTERGTSKWEPTVRQTPEKSGPPAGGSGGALISFPPPRLTVIRKRRAAGRVRAEVVDFAASLIRRVLHARLPGADAIEVRRARTGVMTVIHRYRSTWNGRPIALPVAQLRARRGTLQLYWRHTTGRWVAYEGEDARPFVGGLADCAREISDDRWGCFFG; this is translated from the coding sequence GTGAAACGCGGCGGGGGCACTGGTGACAGCGGTATTCCTTTTGAGTACACTGCCGCGCTGTCGGTGGGAGTGCAGGGCAAGATTGCGCTCCGACTGAGGGAGGGTGCCGATACGGAACGTGGAACGTCGAAGTGGGAGCCGACCGTGCGACAGACGCCGGAAAAGTCGGGACCGCCCGCAGGGGGGTCCGGCGGTGCGCTGATATCTTTCCCGCCGCCTCGCCTGACGGTCATCCGGAAGCGCCGAGCGGCGGGCAGGGTACGGGCCGAGGTGGTCGACTTCGCCGCGTCGTTGATACGCCGTGTTCTGCACGCGCGATTACCGGGAGCGGACGCGATCGAGGTACGGCGTGCGCGTACCGGGGTGATGACGGTCATTCATCGCTACCGCAGCACTTGGAACGGACGGCCGATAGCCTTGCCGGTGGCCCAGCTTCGGGCGCGCAGGGGAACGTTGCAACTTTACTGGCGGCACACCACCGGGCGCTGGGTCGCATACGAGGGGGAAGACGCCCGGCCATTTGTGGGCGGCCTGGCGGACTGCGCCCGGGAAATCAGCGACGATCGCTGGGGCTGCTTTTTCGGCTGA
- a CDS encoding rhomboid family intramembrane serine protease, translating to MIFPIGDSPNPRGLPFFTYAIVGLNVALYLLLTVPLGTPVDLADPLLPEYLRIVAANAPPNTPVRELIAQVTNYDLFVFRHAFRPAAPSLSGLFISLFLHANLMHLFGNMLFLWIYGDNVEHRLGSFRFLLGYLGTGIVATLFHAVFSPESPIPLIGASGAISGVLGFYFRWFPHNQVRLLVLIPFFVNVFLVPARLVLGMYLLLDNLLPFLAAPTTEGGGVAYGAHIGGFIAGFAATWFMDRRAIEATPSEYRHAGASAGPPAAAPAALADLVAAGHFADAAELYFSLPQPVARRALAAADLLALAAWLREHGHAKAALTVYQRAASDKRLGPDAAAAHLGAGLVQLEDLGEPTPAYQHFVDALDLDPTPHVAAQARAALDRIAALQKFPLRNHPGRRLRI from the coding sequence GTGATCTTTCCGATTGGCGACTCGCCGAATCCGCGTGGACTGCCGTTCTTCACTTACGCGATCGTCGGCCTGAACGTCGCCCTATATCTGTTGCTGACCGTGCCGCTCGGGACCCCGGTGGATCTCGCCGATCCGCTGTTGCCGGAGTATCTGCGGATCGTTGCCGCAAACGCACCGCCGAACACTCCCGTGCGCGAACTAATCGCGCAGGTCACCAACTACGATCTTTTCGTGTTTCGGCACGCGTTCCGGCCGGCGGCCCCGTCGCTGAGCGGGCTCTTCATCTCGCTCTTCCTGCACGCCAACCTCATGCACCTGTTCGGAAACATGCTGTTTCTCTGGATCTACGGCGACAACGTCGAGCATCGTCTCGGTTCCTTTCGCTTCCTGCTCGGTTACCTCGGCACCGGAATCGTGGCGACACTCTTTCACGCAGTCTTCAGTCCCGAGTCGCCGATTCCGTTGATTGGCGCGTCGGGCGCGATCTCGGGAGTCCTCGGGTTCTACTTCCGGTGGTTTCCGCACAATCAGGTCCGCCTGCTCGTCCTGATTCCGTTCTTCGTCAACGTATTCCTCGTGCCGGCCCGTCTGGTGTTGGGAATGTACCTGCTGCTCGACAATCTTCTCCCCTTTCTCGCAGCGCCAACGACCGAGGGTGGGGGAGTTGCTTACGGCGCGCACATCGGCGGCTTCATAGCCGGATTCGCCGCGACGTGGTTCATGGATCGGCGCGCGATCGAGGCCACCCCGAGCGAGTACCGCCATGCCGGCGCCTCGGCCGGCCCGCCAGCCGCGGCACCCGCGGCACTTGCCGATCTCGTCGCCGCCGGCCACTTCGCCGACGCCGCCGAACTCTACTTTTCCCTGCCCCAGCCGGTCGCCCGGCGTGCCCTCGCAGCGGCCGATCTGCTCGCCCTGGCCGCGTGGCTGCGCGAGCACGGCCATGCCAAGGCCGCCCTCACGGTGTACCAGCGAGCGGCGAGCGACAAGCGGCTCGGCCCTGACGCTGCCGCGGCCCATCTCGGTGCGGGACTGGTTCAGCTTGAGGACCTGGGCGAGCCGACACCGGCGTATCAGCATTTCGTCGACGCCCTGGATCTCGATCCAACGCCGCATGTCGCGGCACAGGCCCGGGCGGCGCTCGACCGGATCGCCGCCTTGCAGAAGTTCCCGCTGCGCAATCACCCGGGACGCCGTCTACGGATCTAG
- a CDS encoding type II toxin-antitoxin system RelE/ParE family toxin yields the protein MDFYEAQLDGLGLRFLSAVEEATERISASPDAGAPLEGGYRKRVVPGFPYNIIYRVWEGYAYVVAVAHQHRRPGYWHERSDRRQPGDGADRLEGLCSARATVRRRLIAKPFGGLMMVGDA from the coding sequence GTGGATTTCTACGAAGCCCAGCTGGACGGCCTGGGTCTGCGGTTTCTGTCAGCCGTGGAGGAGGCAACCGAGCGAATTTCCGCCAGCCCCGATGCCGGTGCGCCTCTGGAGGGAGGATATCGCAAGCGGGTCGTTCCAGGCTTCCCGTACAACATCATCTATCGCGTGTGGGAAGGTTACGCTTATGTGGTCGCCGTCGCCCACCAGCACCGCCGCCCGGGCTACTGGCATGAGCGCAGCGACCGCCGCCAACCCGGCGATGGAGCCGACCGGCTTGAGGGTCTCTGCTCGGCGCGAGCGACAGTGCGCCGGCGGCTCATCGCCAAACCGTTCGGCGGGCTGATGATGGTTGGCGATGCTTGA
- a CDS encoding LLM class F420-dependent oxidoreductase: MVRVKFGIFAPQVGVTFSAIKERVALAERLGFHSFWFMDHFWAKGMPDLDHLEAWTLMSAVAAVTERIGIGTLVVCNSYRNPALVAKMAASLDNISNGRFLLGIGAGWMEEEYRAYGYPFPPIRVRLEQFEEALAVIKRMFAEDRATFQGKYYTIEEAPNNPKPLRKPHPPLLIGGAGERHLLRLVAEHADIWNCPNNAAPELEKKLGVLARHCEAIGRDPATIEVSEQCIVVLARNEKELKEKLQFARGTLGAVFDVDRTALKGTPEQLVEAIHARHKQGVTFFTILFSDFNQPDTLELFAERVAPAFA; this comes from the coding sequence ATGGTCAGGGTCAAGTTCGGTATTTTCGCGCCTCAGGTCGGGGTGACGTTCTCGGCCATAAAGGAGCGCGTCGCCCTCGCCGAACGACTGGGATTCCACTCGTTCTGGTTCATGGATCATTTCTGGGCGAAGGGGATGCCCGACCTCGATCACCTCGAGGCCTGGACGCTCATGTCGGCGGTGGCGGCGGTGACCGAGCGCATCGGCATCGGCACGCTCGTGGTCTGCAATTCGTACCGCAACCCGGCCCTGGTGGCGAAGATGGCCGCCAGCCTCGACAACATCAGCAACGGGCGGTTCCTGCTCGGCATCGGCGCCGGGTGGATGGAGGAGGAATACCGCGCCTACGGTTATCCGTTTCCGCCCATCCGCGTGCGGCTGGAGCAGTTCGAGGAGGCGCTAGCGGTAATCAAGCGGATGTTCGCCGAGGACCGCGCCACGTTCCAGGGGAAGTACTATACGATAGAAGAGGCGCCCAATAATCCGAAGCCGCTGCGCAAGCCTCATCCACCGCTGCTAATCGGCGGCGCCGGCGAGAGACATCTCCTCCGCCTCGTTGCCGAGCATGCGGACATCTGGAACTGCCCGAACAACGCGGCGCCGGAGCTGGAGAAGAAACTGGGTGTCCTTGCGCGACACTGCGAAGCCATCGGCCGCGATCCTGCGACCATCGAGGTCTCCGAGCAGTGCATCGTCGTCCTCGCAAGAAACGAGAAGGAGCTCAAGGAAAAGCTGCAGTTCGCGCGGGGAACCCTTGGCGCGGTTTTCGACGTCGATCGTACGGCCCTGAAAGGGACGCCGGAGCAGCTCGTCGAGGCCATCCACGCCCGCCACAAGCAGGGCGTGACTTTCTTCACGATCCTTTTCAGCGACTTCAACCAGCCCGACACGCTCGAGCTCTTCGCCGAACGGGTCGCGCCGGCATTCGCCTGA
- a CDS encoding SDR family oxidoreductase, with translation MQASPDRAPVGGLVLLTGASGYVGGRLLHQLEAAGRSVRCLARRPEFLQARVGPRTEVVRGDVLDPDGLAAALRGVRTAYYMVHAMGSPGSFEQEDRRGAENFGLAASAAGVKRIVYLGGLGDSHLALSPHLRSRHEVGDVLRASGVQVIEFRASIIIGSGSLSFEMIRALAERLPVMLTPRWVANQAQPIAITDVLQYLLAAAELRVDGNPVYEIGGRDVVSYENLLDEYGRQRGLRRVKIRVPVLTPRLSSLWLGLVTPLYARVGRKLIDSIYYPTVVRDDAARRAFAIEPVGVKDAIAAALRNEDREFAETRWSDALSAAGKPREWGGVRFGSRLVDSRSVHVPVSPHAAFTPIRRLGGRTGWYYGDWLWDLRGWLDLLAGGVGMRRGRRDPEQLRPGDAMDCWRVEAYEPDRRLRLFAEMKLPGRAWLEFDVRPAGDGSEIRQTAIFDPVGLSGLAYWYGVYPLHQLIFAGMLRRIAAHALAVPGDRRAAAPRR, from the coding sequence ATGCAAGCGTCACCTGATCGCGCACCGGTCGGTGGCCTCGTGCTGCTCACCGGCGCCAGCGGCTACGTCGGCGGACGCCTCCTGCACCAGCTCGAAGCCGCGGGTCGGTCGGTGCGCTGCCTTGCCCGACGGCCGGAGTTCTTGCAGGCGCGAGTGGGACCGCGAACGGAAGTGGTTCGGGGCGATGTGCTCGATCCCGACGGTCTGGCGGCGGCCCTGCGCGGCGTGCGGACGGCCTACTACATGGTCCACGCCATGGGTTCCCCCGGGTCCTTCGAGCAGGAGGATCGGCGCGGAGCGGAGAACTTCGGTCTAGCCGCCAGTGCGGCGGGTGTGAAACGGATCGTCTATCTGGGGGGCCTCGGGGACAGCCATCTCGCGCTTTCTCCGCATCTGCGCAGCCGCCACGAAGTCGGCGACGTATTGCGGGCGTCGGGCGTTCAGGTCATCGAGTTCCGGGCATCGATCATCATCGGCTCGGGCTCGCTGTCGTTCGAAATGATCCGGGCGCTGGCGGAACGGCTTCCGGTGATGCTCACCCCGCGCTGGGTGGCGAACCAGGCGCAGCCGATCGCGATCACCGACGTCCTGCAGTACCTGCTCGCCGCGGCGGAGCTGCGCGTGGACGGCAACCCGGTCTACGAGATCGGCGGGCGCGACGTGGTGTCGTACGAAAACCTCCTCGACGAGTACGGTCGGCAGCGCGGCCTGCGCCGCGTCAAGATCCGTGTTCCCGTCCTGACGCCGCGGCTTTCCAGCCTGTGGCTGGGCTTGGTCACGCCGCTGTATGCACGCGTCGGCCGCAAGCTGATCGACAGCATTTACTACCCGACCGTGGTCCGCGACGACGCTGCCCGCCGCGCATTCGCCATCGAGCCCGTGGGGGTGAAGGATGCCATCGCGGCCGCCCTGCGCAACGAAGATCGCGAGTTCGCCGAAACGCGGTGGTCTGACGCACTGTCGGCGGCCGGCAAGCCTCGGGAATGGGGCGGAGTGCGTTTCGGCAGCCGCCTGGTCGACTCGCGCAGCGTCCACGTCCCGGTGTCGCCGCACGCGGCCTTCACGCCGATTCGCCGACTCGGAGGGCGCACGGGCTGGTACTACGGCGACTGGCTCTGGGATCTCCGCGGATGGCTGGACTTGCTCGCCGGCGGCGTCGGCATGCGGCGCGGACGCCGCGACCCCGAGCAACTCCGTCCGGGCGACGCCATGGACTGTTGGCGAGTGGAAGCGTACGAGCCCGACCGGCGCCTGCGTTTGTTCGCCGAGATGAAGCTCCCGGGCCGGGCATGGCTCGAGTTCGACGTCCGGCCGGCGGGCGATGGCAGCGAGATCCGGCAGACTGCGATCTTCGACCCCGTCGGTCTGTCCGGACTCGCGTACTGGTACGGGGTCTACCCGTTGCACCAGCTCATCTTCGCCGGGATGCTCCGCCGCATCGCAGCCCACGCGCTGGCGGTGCCCGGAGACCGGCGGGCGGCCGCACCCCGGCGATGA
- a CDS encoding enoyl-CoA hydratase, which translates to MHYEQILYDVADRIATVTLNRPQKLNAWTSRMNFEVQHALCSADRDPGVRVMIVTGAGKGYCAGADMDMLQGLQGGTLDAEGALGDAQLPSPADATTPEAFRGPYSYPLGLSKPVIAAVNGAAVGLGLSYMLYYDLRIASDRARFSTIFARRGLVAEHGLSWMLPRLVGMANACDLLFSGRLVDAAEALRMGLVNRVVPHDDLLRVTHEVAAEIATFASPRSVRIMKRQIYTDLSADLATAITAADEEMVASFGTDDFREGIASFLERRPPRFAGK; encoded by the coding sequence ATGCACTACGAACAAATCCTCTACGACGTCGCCGACCGGATCGCGACGGTGACGCTCAACCGGCCGCAGAAGCTGAACGCTTGGACGTCGCGAATGAACTTCGAAGTCCAGCACGCCCTTTGCAGCGCCGACCGCGACCCCGGGGTGCGCGTGATGATCGTGACCGGTGCCGGCAAGGGGTACTGTGCCGGGGCCGACATGGACATGCTGCAGGGGTTGCAGGGCGGTACGCTCGATGCCGAGGGGGCGCTCGGGGACGCGCAGTTGCCGTCGCCGGCAGACGCGACCACTCCGGAGGCCTTTCGCGGCCCGTACAGTTATCCGCTCGGGCTCTCGAAGCCGGTGATCGCCGCGGTCAACGGCGCCGCCGTCGGGCTGGGGCTGTCATACATGCTTTACTACGACCTGCGCATCGCCTCGGATCGCGCTCGCTTCTCGACCATCTTCGCGCGCCGCGGCCTCGTTGCCGAGCACGGTCTGTCGTGGATGTTGCCGCGGCTGGTGGGGATGGCCAACGCCTGCGACCTGCTGTTCAGCGGCCGCCTCGTCGACGCCGCCGAGGCGCTGCGCATGGGACTCGTCAACCGCGTCGTACCGCACGACGACCTGCTGCGGGTGACGCACGAGGTCGCCGCGGAGATCGCCACGTTCGCTTCGCCACGCTCGGTGCGCATCATGAAGCGGCAGATCTACACCGACCTGTCTGCCGATCTTGCCACGGCCATCACGGCGGCCGACGAGGAGATGGTTGCCAGTTTCGGCACCGACGACTTCCGCGAAGGCATCGCCTCGTTTCTCGAACGACGGCCGCCGCGATTTGCGGGAAAGTGA
- a CDS encoding addiction module protein, whose product MARSIAEIEGDALELPAEDRARLAVRLLASLEETVESPEEIEKLWIVEAERRFRELRDGVVQGIPARQVFAEIRAKRTS is encoded by the coding sequence ATGGCACGTTCCATAGCTGAGATCGAAGGCGATGCCCTTGAGCTGCCCGCGGAAGACCGGGCGCGACTCGCCGTGCGTCTACTTGCAAGCCTCGAAGAGACGGTCGAATCGCCCGAGGAGATCGAGAAGCTCTGGATCGTCGAGGCCGAGCGGCGCTTTCGAGAGCTACGAGATGGCGTCGTCCAGGGGATTCCCGCGCGGCAGGTCTTTGCGGAGATACGAGCGAAGCGAACGTCGTGA
- a CDS encoding DNA photolyase family protein: MRPSLVWFRHDLRLADNPALSAAVARGGPVIPVYIWSPQEEGEAAPGAASRWWLHHSLASLDTDLRARGSGLVVRRGAAGATLRTLVGETGAAAVFWNRRYEPQTLSRDADIKNALRAGGVLVETFNSGLLFEPWALTTGTGKPFQVFTPFWKAALAGKPPLGPIAAPPGLPASSVWPASLALDALGLLPAYDWTGGIRAAWTPGEHAASASLDRFLHDLAVGYADDRNRPDLSGTSRLSPHLHFGEIGPRQVFAAARAQTARDPACAAGIDAYLREIGWREFAHHVLFHFPRTTTEPLRREFAEFPWARNDRAQRAWRRGGTGYPLVDAGMRELWHTGWMHNRVRMVAASFLVKHLRVPWQDGAAWFWDTLVDADLANNTLGWQWTAGCGADAAPFFRIFNPVTQGDRFDPDGTFVRRWVPELAGLPTGWIHKPWAAPEPVRAAAGVVLDRTYPAPIVDHAKARATALTAFAAIRRGASNASVT; this comes from the coding sequence ATGCGCCCGTCGCTCGTGTGGTTTCGCCACGACTTGCGCCTTGCGGACAACCCGGCTTTGAGCGCCGCGGTTGCCCGCGGGGGACCGGTGATACCGGTGTACATCTGGTCTCCCCAGGAAGAGGGCGAGGCCGCGCCGGGAGCGGCGTCGCGGTGGTGGCTGCACCACTCGCTCGCAAGTCTCGACACCGACCTCCGGGCCCGCGGGTCCGGCCTGGTCGTGCGTCGTGGCGCGGCCGGGGCAACGCTGCGAACCCTCGTCGGCGAGACCGGCGCCGCAGCGGTCTTCTGGAACCGGCGCTACGAACCGCAGACCCTTTCGCGCGATGCGGACATCAAGAACGCCCTGCGAGCCGGAGGTGTGCTCGTCGAGACTTTCAACAGTGGTCTGTTGTTCGAGCCATGGGCGCTCACGACCGGGACCGGCAAGCCCTTTCAGGTCTTCACGCCGTTCTGGAAAGCCGCCCTCGCCGGGAAACCGCCGCTGGGACCGATCGCCGCCCCGCCCGGGCTGCCGGCATCGTCGGTCTGGCCGGCATCGCTGGCGCTCGACGCGCTCGGGCTGCTGCCCGCGTACGACTGGACGGGTGGAATCCGGGCCGCGTGGACACCGGGCGAACACGCCGCGTCCGCGTCGCTCGATCGTTTTCTCCACGATCTGGCGGTCGGCTACGCCGACGATCGAAACCGCCCCGATCTTTCCGGCACATCGCGTTTATCGCCGCACCTCCATTTCGGCGAGATTGGCCCGCGCCAGGTTTTTGCGGCGGCCCGCGCTCAGACGGCCCGCGATCCCGCGTGCGCCGCGGGCATAGACGCTTACCTCCGCGAAATCGGCTGGCGGGAGTTCGCGCACCACGTCCTGTTCCACTTCCCGCGCACAACCACCGAACCACTGCGGCGGGAGTTCGCCGAGTTCCCCTGGGCGCGGAACGACCGGGCGCAGCGCGCCTGGCGTCGGGGTGGCACGGGCTACCCGCTGGTGGACGCCGGCATGCGCGAACTCTGGCACACTGGCTGGATGCACAATCGGGTGCGCATGGTGGCGGCGTCCTTCCTGGTCAAGCACTTGCGCGTTCCCTGGCAGGATGGCGCCGCGTGGTTCTGGGATACCCTGGTCGACGCCGATCTCGCCAACAACACGCTGGGCTGGCAATGGACCGCCGGTTGCGGGGCCGACGCCGCCCCGTTTTTCCGCATCTTCAACCCGGTGACCCAGGGCGACCGGTTCGACCCCGACGGCACGTTCGTGCGGCGCTGGGTTCCGGAGCTGGCAGGATTGCCGACGGGCTGGATCCACAAACCATGGGCGGCCCCCGAACCCGTACGCGCCGCGGCCGGCGTCGTGCTCGATCGCACGTACCCGGCACCAATCGTCGATCACGCGAAGGCGCGCGCCACCGCCCTCACGGCGTTTGCCGCCATCAGACGCGGAGCCTCGAATGCAAGCGTCACCTGA